A single genomic interval of Aedes aegypti strain LVP_AGWG chromosome 1, AaegL5.0 Primary Assembly, whole genome shotgun sequence harbors:
- the LOC5564822 gene encoding uncharacterized protein LOC5564822, translated as MIILPMSPWKLALVVFLLAASCTQANISSGSKSSNSAKSFQKPLIRHTRALGFFQKIAEVGRLIYQQYNDTTWTLQGIYDVARNEFTDTFTTTTPNPLLPTTTPDPSTSTTEKYRISRAELGRILNRNYRGLQKLFRLEWNEAWNQTKYNVAFYKQELNNAIKPRPNTTTTTVRP; from the exons ATGATCATCCTTCCGATGTCCCCGTGGAAGCTTGCCCTGGTGGTGTTCCTGCTGGCAGCCAGCTGCACCCAGGCCAACATTAGCTCAGGATCCAAGTCTTCCAACTCTGCCAAGTCTTTCCAAAAACCG CTTATCCGACACACCCGTGCCCTTGGCTTCTTCCAGAAGATTGCCGAAGTGGGCAGACTGATCTATCAGCAGTACAACGACACCACCTGGACCCTGCAGGGGATCTACGATGTTGCGCGGAACGAGTTCACCGACACGTTCACCACCACGACGCCAAAT CCCCTTTTGCCAACGACAACCCCGGATCCATCTACGAGTACAACCGAGAAGTATCGTATCTCCCGAGCCGAATTGGGCCGAATCCTGAATCGTAACTACCGAGGACTTCAGAAACTGTTTCGACTGGAGTGGAATGAAGCATGGAAT CAAACCAAATACAACGTAGCGTTCTACAAGCAGGAGCTCAACAATGCGATCAAACCTCGGCCGAATACCACCACAACGACGGTCAGACCGTGA